A single genomic interval of Helianthus annuus cultivar XRQ/B chromosome 13, HanXRQr2.0-SUNRISE, whole genome shotgun sequence harbors:
- the LOC110899828 gene encoding pentatricopeptide repeat-containing protein At1g62350-like isoform X1 — protein MLTNTGYSPMRIQSIQTPFGFDKPQLRYATTTITCGLRKPLRTRRRTDGVLSTEAIQAVQSLKLAAKNPSKLHQVFNSKLNRLLKDDLLDAFAELQRQQHLDLALKVFEFIRNEAWYKPDHSLYGDLMLMFGKKKLIDKVEKLFFDLIEEGLKPDTRAYTELIGAYLKVDMIDKAMETYESMKASGCVPDELTLTIMIRNLESAGRDDLAAVVKNDCVEYLDSPKKFLKEVARRYPKRLRLNLV, from the exons ATGCTGACGAACACAGGTTATTCTCCGATGAGAATTCAGTCAATACAAACACCCTTTGGATTCGATAAACCCCAATTAAGATatgcaacaacaacaataacatgcGGATTAAGAAAACCCTTGAGAACAAGACGACGAACTGATGGGGTTTTGTCAACAGAAGCAATCCAAGCAGTTCAATCCCTCAAATTAGCTGCCAAAAACCCATCTAAACTTCACCAAGTATTCAATTCAAAGCTCAATCGTCTGTTGAAAGATGACTTGTTGGATGCTTTTGCTGAGTTGCAGAGGCAACAACATCTGGACCTTGCTCTCAAG GTATTCGAATTCATCAGAAACGAAGCATGGTACAAACCAGATCACTCTCTATACGGCGACTTGATGTTAATGTTTGGAAAAAAGAAACTTATAGATAAAGTCGAAAAGCTATTCTTTGACCTAATAGAAGAAGGCTTGAAACCCGACACACGAGCCTACACAGAGCTAATCGGAGCATATCTTAAAGTGGATATGATAGATAAGGCAATGGAAACATATGAATCGATGAAAGCATCAGGTTGCGTACCAGATGAGTTGACGTTAACGATTATGATACGAAATCTTGAAAGCGCTGGCAGAGATGATCTTGCCGCGGTTGTAAAGAACGATTGTGTTGAATATCTGGATTCTCCAAAGAAATTTCTCAAAGAAGTTGCCAGAAGATAT CCGAAGAGATTGAGACTGAACCTGGTTTGA
- the LOC110899828 gene encoding pentatricopeptide repeat-containing protein At3g53170-like isoform X2 produces MTCWMLLLSCRGNNIWTLLSRCQVFEFIRNEAWYKPDHSLYGDLMLMFGKKKLIDKVEKLFFDLIEEGLKPDTRAYTELIGAYLKVDMIDKAMETYESMKASGCVPDELTLTIMIRNLESAGRDDLAAVVKNDCVEYLDSPKKFLKEVARRYPKRLRLNLV; encoded by the exons ATGACTTGTTGGATGCTTTTGCTGAGTTGCAGAGGCAACAACATCTGGACCTTGCTCTCAAG GTGTCAGGTATTCGAATTCATCAGAAACGAAGCATGGTACAAACCAGATCACTCTCTATACGGCGACTTGATGTTAATGTTTGGAAAAAAGAAACTTATAGATAAAGTCGAAAAGCTATTCTTTGACCTAATAGAAGAAGGCTTGAAACCCGACACACGAGCCTACACAGAGCTAATCGGAGCATATCTTAAAGTGGATATGATAGATAAGGCAATGGAAACATATGAATCGATGAAAGCATCAGGTTGCGTACCAGATGAGTTGACGTTAACGATTATGATACGAAATCTTGAAAGCGCTGGCAGAGATGATCTTGCCGCGGTTGTAAAGAACGATTGTGTTGAATATCTGGATTCTCCAAAGAAATTTCTCAAAGAAGTTGCCAGAAGATAT CCGAAGAGATTGAGACTGAACCTGGTTTGA